A single window of Vigna unguiculata cultivar IT97K-499-35 chromosome 1, ASM411807v1, whole genome shotgun sequence DNA harbors:
- the LOC114191006 gene encoding uncharacterized protein LOC114191006, translating to MDMPTIDVDLGPEKLEDEKQAGPLLHCDLCDTEVIHKLAQMFLPGLASACVDNTSGDLFKTAGSIAVDIRKEMIEYLTQRSESFVAESVILEGGPDGEVSDHPYDIISNLVDDFASSKRNLFSRVSGWLLSEKREDNIEDFVQEMEVNGFWTLERREKIAETLLKNVDFENSYHCSMSFNSAEDLANHLDDCNFRSIICENEGCNSRFCASHLKDHDSTCPFKIIPCEQKCPANIMRREMDRHCITVCPMKLVNCPFYAIGCRSAVAQCMIEKHRSDDINSHLWHFLKGIYKEASGDDLTRRVEEIIQASPNNRLTEARDARSLSFVVKDIEAKLEPFKVTVVDKSNEKTEDKNGEEEGGENNTNNSERSIDTSDMSNSSDKVEVSDTQNASDKVEVSNTQNASNKIEVSDTQNASDKVEVSDTNNASDKVEVSDTNNASDKVEVTDTQNAPDKVEVSDTKNASDKVEVSDTQNTTQNEDNKPSYVENEDHEERTQTSNMINVSDTTKTDLLDDNNKDVATTKLTTKADDEESSQTLNTNISNEEVGVKNEDGAENNTISKSIEDNEQILNEDSKFEDKDDDQNIHNSKIEIKGGAENNIKNKDTEDDN from the exons ATGGACATGCCTACCATTGATGTGGACCTTGGGCCAGAGAAGTTAGAAGATGAAAAGCAAGCAGGTCCATTGTTGCATTGTGATCTTTGTGATACAGAAGTGATTCATAAGTTGGCACAAATGTTCCTTCCAGGTCTAGCTAGTGCTTGTGTTGATAACACATCAGGAGATCTTTTTAAGACAGCAGGTTCGATAGCTGTTGATATAAGGAAGGAGATGATAGAGTATCTTACCCAAAGAAGTGAATCGTTTGTTGCAGAGTCTGTTATATTAGAAGGTGGTCCAGACGGTGAAGTTTCAGACCATCCTTATGATATAATTTCTAACCTAGTTGATGACTTTGCAAGTTCAAAGAGGAATTTGTTTAGTAGGGTTTCTGGATGGCTACTGAGTGAAAAGAGGGAAGATAATATAGAAGATTTTGTTCAAGAGATGGAAGTGAATGGGTTTTGGACACTCGAGCGGAGGGAAAAAATTGCagaaactttgttaaaaaatgttGACTTTGAAAACTCATATCATTGCAGCATGAGTTTTAATTCTGCAGAAGATCTTGCCAATCACCTAGATGATTGCAACTTTAGATCTATAATATGTGAAAATGAGGGGTGTAATTCTAGGTTTTGTGCATCTCATTTGAAGGATCATGATTCGACTTGTCCTTTCAAGATAATTCCATGCGAACAGAAGTGTCCTGCAAACATCATGAGACGTGAGATGGACCGACATTGTATAACTGTTTGTCCGATGAAGCTTGTAAATTGTCCTTTTTATGCTATCGGTTGTCGATCAGCCGTTGCACAATGTATGATTGAAAAACATCGTTCGGATGATATTAATTCTCACTTGTGGCACTTCCTTAAAGGGATTTACAAAGAAGCATCTGGAGATGATCTCACTCGACGAGTGGAAGAAATTATACAG GCATCGCCAAACAATCGTTTAACAGAGGCTCGAGATGCAAGATCTTTGAGCTTTGTTGTCAAGGATATTGAAGCTAAGCTAGAACCTTTCAAAGTAACTGTTGTGGATAAAAGTAATGAAAAGACCGAAGACAAGAATGGTGAAGAAGAAGGCGGGGAAAATAATACGAACAATAGTGAAAGAAGCATAGATACTTCAGATATGTCCAATTCATCAGATAAAGTTGAAGTGAGTGATACACAAAATGCATCAGATAAAGTTGAAGTGAGTAATACACAAAatgcatcaaataaaattgaagtgaGTGATACACAAAATGCATCAGATAAAGTTGAAGTGAGTGATACAAATAATGCATCAGATAAAGTTGAAGTGAGTGATACAAATAATGCATCAGATAAAGTTGAGGTGACTGATACACAGAATGCACCAGATAAAGTTGAAGTGAGTGATACAAAGAATGCATCAGATAAAGTTGAAGTGAGTGATACACAAAATACAACACAAAATGAAGATAATAAGCCTAGTTATGTTGAAAATGAAGATCACGAAGAAAGGACACAAACTTCAAATATGATTAATGTATCTGATACTACTAAAACTGACCTCTTGGATGACAATAATAAAGATGTTGCAACTACCAAATTAACAACTAAGGCAGATGATGAAGAGAGCTCTCAAACACTCAACACAAATATATCCAATGAGGAAGTTGGTGTAAAAAATGAGGACGGTGCAGAGAATAACACTATAAGCAAATCCATTGAAGACAATGAGCAAATATTAAACGAAGATAGTAAATTCGAAGATAAGGACGATGatcaaaatatacataattcaaaaatagAGATCAAGGGTGGTGCAGAGAATAATATCAAGAACAAAGATACTGAAGATGACAACTAA
- the LOC114163540 gene encoding LOW QUALITY PROTEIN: splicing factor 3B subunit 3 (The sequence of the model RefSeq protein was modified relative to this genomic sequence to represent the inferred CDS: inserted 1 base in 1 codon) codes for MAVSEEECSSAKSGPSSSSSASRYYLSKCVLRGSVVLQVLYAHIRSPSSNDIVFGKETSIELVVIEDDGNVQSVCDQPVFGTIKDLAILPWNEKFRARDPQLWGKDLLVATSDSGKLSLLTFCNEMHRFVSVTHIQMSIPGNPMDLPGRRLAVDSSGCFVASSAYEDRLALFSMSMSSGDIIDERIVYPSESEGTASSSRSIQRTSICGTIWSICFISQDSRQPSKEQNPVLAVIINRRGALQNELLLLEWNVKAHKVLCISQYAEAGPLAYDIAEVPNSGGLAFLFRTGDVLLMDLRDPRNPSCIYKTNLNILPNAMEEQTYVDDSCKLHDVDDERFNVAACALLELSDYDPMCIDSDNGGANSSYKYICSWSWGPENNRDPRMIFCVDTGEFFMMEVLFDSEGPKVNLSECLYKGLPCKALLWVEGGYVAALVEMGDGVVLKLEDGRLCYTNPIQNIAPILDMAVVDYRDEKHDQMFACCGVAPEGSLRIIRNGINVENLHRTASIYQGVTGTWTVRMKITDSHHSFLVLSFVEETRILSVGLSFTDVTDSVGFEPNVCTLACGLVTDGVLVQIHRYTVKLCLPTKAAHSEGIPLPSPISTSWSPDNVSISLGAVGHNFIVVSTSNPCFLFILGVRLLSAYQYEIYEMQHLVLQNELSCISIPGQEIEQKPSNSSISANNSTISSFQSGVDISKTFVIGTHRPSVEIWFYAPGGGITVVACGTISLTNTIGTAISGCVPQDVRLVFVDKYYVLVGLRNGMLLRFEWPVEPCPSSPINMVDTALSSINLVNSASNALGKRNDLPSTLQLIAIRRIGITPVFLVPLGDTLDADIIALSDRPWLLHSARHSLSYTSISFQPSTHVTPVCSVDCPKGILFVAENCLHLVEMVHSKRLNMQKFHLEGTPRKVLYHDESKMLLVMRTELNCGTCLSDICCVDPLSGSVVSSFRLELGETGKSMELIRVGSEQVLVVGTSLSSGPAIMPSGEAESCKGRLLVLCLVHVQNSDSGSMTFCSKGGSSSQKTSPFHEIVSYAPEQLSSSSLGSSPDDNSSDGIKLDENEVWQFRLAYATKWQGVVFKICPYLDRYFLASAGNAFYVCGFPNDNPQRVRRYAMGRTHHMITSLSAHFTRIAVGDCRDGIILFSYHEEARKLEQLCCDPSRRLVADCILMDADTAVVSDRKGGIAILCSNHLEDNASTECNMTLSCAYFMAEIALSVQKGSYSYRLPADDVLQGGNGPKTNVDSLQNTIIASTLLGSIMIFIPLSREEYELLEAVQERLVVHQLTAPVLGNDHNEFRSREIRGGVPKILDGDVLTQFLELTSMQQKMILSSEPPDXSKTKFEATPTPHVSVNQVVQLLERVHYALN; via the exons ATGGCGGTTTCCGAAGAGGAATGCTCTTCGGCAAAGTCTGgtccctcttcttcttcctccgcCTCGCGCTACTACCTCTCCAAATGCGTCCTCAGAGGAAGCGTCGTTCTTCAGGTTCTCTACGCTCACATTCGTTCTCCCTCCTCAAATGATATCGTTTTCGGCAAG GAGACGTCTATTGAATTGGTGGTTATTGAGGATGATGGGAATGTGCAATCTGTGTGTGATCAGCCCGTCTTTGGCACCATCAAAGATCTTGCCATATTGCCTTGGAACGAGAAGTTTCGTGCACGTGATCCTCAG CTGTGGGGTAAAGACCTTTTGGTTGCTACATCCGATTCTGGGAAGCTGTCGTTGCTCACGTTTTGCAATGAAATGCACAG GTTTGTTTCTGTAACACATATACAGATGTCTATTCCTGGAAACCCAATGGATCTTCCTGGAAGAAGGTTAGCCGTTGATTCCAG TGGTTGTTTTGTTGCTTCTAGTGCATATGAAGATCGGCTGGCTTTGTTTTCTATGTCAATGTCCAGTGGTGATATCATTGATGAG AGAATTGTATATCCTTCGGAAAGTGAAGGAACTGCAAGTTCTTCCAGAAGCATCCAAAGAACCAGTATCTGTGGTACCATTTGGAGCATCTGCTTCATTTCACAAGATTCCAGACAACCAAGCAAGGAGCAGAATCCTGTACTTGCTGTTATTATAAATAG GAGGGGAGCCCTTCAAAATGAATTGCTATTATTGGAATGGAATGTTAAAGCACACAAAGTACTTTGTATTTCTCAGTATGCTGAAGCTGGTCCTCTGGCATATGACATTGCTGAAGTTCCTAACTCCGGGGGACTTGCATTCCTGTTCAGGACTGGTGATGTTCTCTTGATGGATCTTAGAGATCCCCGCAACCCATCCTGTATTTATAAGACTAACTTGAACATTTTGCCTAATGCCATGGAAGAGCAGACTTATGTGGATGACTCTTGTAAATTACATGATGTTGACGATGAACGCTTTAATGTTGCTGCCTGTGCTTTGTTGGAACTGAGCGATTATGATCCTATGTGCATAGACAGTGACAATGGTGGTGCTAATTCAAGCTACAAGTACATATGCTCATGGAGTTGGGGACCTGAAAATAATAGAGATCCTAGGATGATCTTCTGTGTAGATACTGGGGAGTTTTTTATGATGGAAGTTCTTTTTGATTCTGAAGGCCCTAAAGTTAATCTGTCTGAGTGTCTCTATAAAGGTTTGCCGTGTAAAGCACTTTTGTGGGTTGAAGGTGGATATGTAGCTGCCCTTGTGGAAATGGGGGATGGTGTGGTCCTTAAATTGGAAGATGGAAGGCTATGCTATACAAACCCTATTCAAAACATTGCACCAATCTTGGATATGGCAGTTGTAGATTATCGTGATGAGAAGCATGATCAAATGTTTGCTTGCTGTGGTGTGGCTCCAGAGGGGTCATTACGGATAATTCGAAATGGTATTAATGTGGAAAATCTACACAGGACTGCTTCTATATACCAAGGGGTAACTGGTACTTGGACTGTCAGAATGAAAATTACTGATTCACATCATTCTTTTCTAGTTCTATCTTTTGTTGAGGAAACCAGAATATTGTCAGTTGGCTTAAGTTTTACTGATGTGACTGATTCAGTTGGTTTCGAACCTAATGTCTGTACTCTGGCATGTGGCCTTGTGACTGATGGTGTACTTGTTCAGATCCACCGATATACTGTTAAGCTTTGTTTGCCCACTAAAGCTGCTCATTCTGAAGGTATCCCTTTGCCCTCTCCTATTTCCACATCTTGGTCTCCAGACAATGTGAGTATCAGTCTGGGGGCAGTTGGGCATAATTTCATAGTTGTGTCAACCTCTAACCCATGCTTTTTGTTTATCCTTGGGGTTAGATTGCTATCAGCTTATCaatatgaaatttatgaaaTGCAACATTTGGTACTGCAGAATGAATTATCATGCATTTCCATCCCTGGACAAGAAATTGAGCAAAAACCATCAAATTCATCCATTTCAGCAAATAATAGTACCATCTCTTCTTTCCAAAGTGGAGTGGACATCAGTAAAACCTTTGTTATCGGTACACACAGGCCCTCTGTGGAAATTTGGTTTTATGCACCAGGTGGAGGAATTACAGTAGTTGCTTGTGGGACAATTTCATTGACAAATACAATAGGGACTGCCATCAGTGGTTGTGTACCTCAAGATGTACGACTTGTATTTGTTGATAAGTATTATGTTCTTGTTGGATTGAGGAATGGAATGCTCCTCCGCTTTGAGTGGCCGGTGGAACCATGTCCATCATCACCAATAAATATGGTGGATACTGCTTTATCTTCTATAAATTTGGTAAATTCTGCAAGTAATGCTTTAGGCAAGAGAAACGACCTTCCTTCAACACTTCAATTGATTGCCATTCGACGCATTGGCATTACTCCAGTTTTCTTGGTGCCACTAGGTGACACACTGGATGCTGATATAATTGCTCTTAGTGATAGGCCTTGGTTATTGCATAGTGCAAGACATAGCCTTTCGTATACTTCTATCTCATTTCAACCTTCCACACATGTGACTCCTGTTTGCTCTGTTGATTGTCCAAAAGGAATATTGTTTGTTGCAGAAAACTGTTTACATCTG GTGGAGATGGTTCACAGCAAGAGACTTAATATGCAGAAGTTTCATTTAGAGGGCACTCCTAGGAAGGTCCTGTATCACGATGAAAGCAAAATGTTGCTAGTGATGAGGACTGAACTGAATTGTGGTACATGTTTGTCTGACATATGTTGTGTGGATCCCCTAAGTGGATCAGTAGTGTCGTCTTTTAGACTTGAACTTGGAGAAACAGGAAAATCCATGGAATTAATAAGAGTTGGAAGTGAGCAAGTGCTTGTTGTTGGAACTAGTCTGTCTTCTGGTCCAGCAATAATGCCCAGTGGTGAAGCTGAAAG TTGCAAGGGTCGTCTTCTTGTTCTTTGTCTTGTTCATGTGCAAAATTCTGATAGTGGTTCGATGACGTTCTGTTCAAAGGGAGGGTCATCATCTCAAAAAACTTCACCATTCCATGAAATTGTTTCATATGCTCCTGAACAGTTGTCGAGCAGCAGCCTTGGCAGCAGTCCCGATGATAATAGTTCTGATGGCATCAAACTTGATGAAAATGAAGTATGGCAGTTCCGATTGGCTTATGCAACGAAATGGCAGGGGGTGGTTTTTAAAATCTGTCCTTATCTTGATCGTTACTTCTTGGCATCTGCTGGCAATGCT TTCTATGTTTGTGGTTTCCCTAATGACAATCCTCAAAGAGTGAGAAGGTATGCTATGGGAAGGACGCACCACATGATAACATCTTTGAGTGCACATTTTACAAGAATTGCAGTTGGTGATTGTCGTGATggaatcattttattttcttatcatgaG GAAGCTAGAAAATTGGAGCAACTTTGCTGTGATCCATCACGAAGGTTAGTTGCTGATTGCATTTTGATGGATGCTGATACAGCTGTTGTTTCGGATCGGAAAGGAGGCATTGCTATTTTATGTTCAAATCATTTGGAAG ACAATGCAAGTACTGAATGCAACATGACACTAAGCTGTGCTTATTTCATGGCTGAGATTGCCTTGAGCGTCCAGAAG GGCTCATATTCATACAGACTTCCAGCTGATGATGTTTTGCAAGGCGGCAATGGCCCCAAGACAAATGTTGATTCACTACAAAATACTATTATTGCCAGTACCTTGTTAGGAAGCATAATGATCTTCATCCCTTTATCAAG GGAAGAATATGAGTTATTAGAAGCTGTCCAAGAAAGACTTGTTGTCCATCAGTTGACCGCACCTGTTCTAGGAAATGATCATAATGAGTTTCGCAGTCGCGAAATTCGG gGTGGAGTGCCCAAGATACTTGATGGTGACGTGTTAACCCAGTTTCTGGAGCTGACAAGTATGCAGCAAAAGATGATTTTGTCTTCCGAGCCACCTG ATAGCAAAACCAAGTTTGAAGCCACTCCTACCCCCCATGTTTCTGTAAATCAGGTGGTTCAACTTCTTGAACGAGTCCATTATGCTCTGAACTAA
- the LOC114191013 gene encoding probable strigolactone esterase DAD2, producing MGTVCGGIVDALNANLSGNGTQTLVLAHGFGTDQTVWHYLIPFLACYFKILVFDLAFTPNATSSLYNPNKYSTLDAYAEDLVCLLDELNLNKTIYVGHSMSAMIGSLAATKRPQLFQHLILLGASPRYLNEEGYEGGFSRSELNTIFESMQQNFSGWAQGFAPYAISANDPSAVAEFEDSLVRMKPEVALSVAKTVFLSDLRWVLPRVRVPHCTIIQTRKDPVVPVNVSFYMNRKLGTACKVKILEVPGHFPHLTASPLLLQVLKDSLSLKSH from the exons ATGGGAACAGTGTGTGGAGGCATAGTTGATGCTCTAAACGCTAATCTCAGTGGAAATGGCACTCAAACTTTGGTTCTGGCTCACGGATTTGGCACAGACCAAACTGTGTGGCATTATCTTATCCCCTTTCTTGCATGCTACTTCAAGATCCTAGTTTTCGATTTGGCTTTCACCCCAAATGCAACTTCTTCACTTTATAATCCAAACAAGTATTCAACTTTGGATGCATATGCTGAGGACTTGGTGTGCCTTCTCGATGAGCTCAATTTGAACAAAACTATTTACGTCGGACATTCCATGTCAGCCATGATTGGAAGCTTAGCTGCAACAAAGAGACCACAACTCTTTCAACATCTAATCCTACTAGGTGCTTCTCCAAG GTATTTGAACGAAGAAGGATACGAAGGAGGTTTCAGTAGATCGGAACTGAACacaatctttgaatcaatgcaACAAAACTTTTCAGGTTGGGCACAGGGATTCGCTCCATACGCTATCAGCGCAAACGATCCTTCTGCAGTTGCAGAGTTTGAAGACAGTCTGGTAAGAATGAAACCAGAAGTTGCACTGAGTGTGGCTAAAACAGTGTTTCTGAGTGATCTCAGATGGGTTCTGCCACGAGTTCGTGTGCCTCATTGCACCATAATTCAGACCAGAAAAGACCCTGTTGTTCCTGTAAATGTTTCTTTCTACATGAACAGAAAATTGGGCACTGCTTGCAAAGTCAAAATCCTAGAAGTACCAGGTCATTTTCCTCATTTGACAGCTTCTCCTTTGTTGCTGCAAGTTCTTAAGGATTCACTCTCCCTCAAGTCACATTAA